From a region of the Bradyrhizobium diazoefficiens genome:
- a CDS encoding ubiquinone biosynthesis hydroxylase — MSVQGSIVIGGGAFAGLALALALRQGLGPEIPVIVADPALGTRPSRDPRATAIVAACRRLFEAIGAWDDVRSETQPILDMVVTDSRLEDATRPAFLNFAGDVAPGEPFAHMVENRRLIDALVVRAEAEGIDLRATAVTSYDARSEGIDVTLGDGSVVAAGLLVAADGARSKLRERAGIATHGWEYDQSGIVVTVGHERDHEGRAEEHFLPAGPFAILPLSGKRSSLVWTERRAEAARIVALSDEEFHVELERRFGLHLGEVKALDKPRAFPLSYFVARSFIAERLALVGDAAHVIHPIAGQGLNMGLKDVAALAEVVVDAARLGMDLGGADVLERYQRWRRFDTMAMGVATNSLNFLFSNQSTLLRTVRDIGLGLVDRAPPLKNLFIRQAAGLTGEVPRLLKGEAL; from the coding sequence ATGTCGGTCCAGGGTAGCATTGTCATTGGTGGCGGCGCGTTTGCAGGGCTGGCGCTGGCGCTGGCGCTGCGACAGGGGCTCGGGCCGGAGATCCCCGTCATCGTCGCCGATCCCGCGCTCGGCACGCGGCCGAGCCGCGACCCCCGCGCCACCGCGATCGTGGCCGCCTGCCGCCGGCTGTTCGAGGCGATCGGCGCCTGGGACGACGTCAGGAGCGAGACGCAGCCGATCCTCGACATGGTCGTCACCGATTCCAGGCTGGAGGACGCCACCCGTCCGGCGTTCCTGAACTTTGCCGGCGATGTCGCGCCGGGCGAGCCCTTTGCGCATATGGTCGAGAACCGCCGCCTGATCGATGCGCTGGTGGTGCGCGCCGAAGCCGAGGGCATCGACCTTCGCGCCACCGCAGTGACCTCCTACGACGCGCGTTCCGAAGGCATCGATGTGACGCTTGGTGACGGCAGCGTCGTCGCAGCAGGTCTTCTGGTCGCCGCCGACGGCGCAAGGTCGAAGCTGCGCGAGCGCGCCGGCATTGCGACCCATGGCTGGGAGTATGACCAGTCCGGCATCGTCGTCACCGTCGGCCACGAGCGCGATCACGAAGGCCGCGCCGAAGAGCACTTCCTGCCCGCAGGTCCGTTCGCGATCCTGCCGCTCTCGGGCAAGCGCTCATCGCTGGTGTGGACCGAACGCCGAGCTGAGGCCGCGCGCATCGTTGCACTCAGCGATGAGGAATTTCACGTCGAGCTCGAGCGGCGTTTCGGCCTGCATCTCGGCGAGGTAAAGGCGCTCGACAAGCCGCGCGCATTTCCGCTGTCCTATTTCGTCGCCCGCTCCTTCATCGCCGAGCGCCTCGCGCTGGTCGGCGATGCCGCCCATGTCATCCACCCGATCGCTGGCCAGGGCCTCAACATGGGCCTGAAGGATGTCGCCGCGCTGGCCGAAGTCGTCGTCGATGCCGCACGGCTCGGCATGGATCTCGGCGGGGCCGACGTGCTCGAACGCTATCAGCGCTGGCGCCGCTTCGACACCATGGCGATGGGCGTTGCCACCAACTCGCTGAACTTCCTGTTCTCCAACCAGTCGACGCTGTTGCGCACCGTCCGTGATATTGGTCTCGGCCTCGTCGACCGCGCCCCGCCTCTGAAGAATCTCTTCATCCGCCAGGCCGCGGGCCTCACAGGCGAAGTACCACGGCTGTTGAAGGGCGAGGCGCTGTGA